The following proteins are co-located in the Apium graveolens cultivar Ventura chromosome 5, ASM990537v1, whole genome shotgun sequence genome:
- the LOC141660844 gene encoding uncharacterized protein LOC141660844, with product MAYGIEALVLVEVGLESYRTEVYNMETSSFGLRANVDLLEEEREAAHQRNMKYLLQAAQHYDSNIKKRSFGVGDLVLRELAASIPTKHGKLQPNWEGPYKMIEVFRPGTYKLEILTGEAIKNTWHASRLWKFYQ from the coding sequence ATGGCCTATGGGATCGAAGCCCTAGTTTTGGTCGAAGTGGGATTGGAATCATACCGAACAGAGGTCTATAATATGGAAACCAGCAGCTTTGGACTAAGGGCGAACGTGGACTTATTGGAGGAAGAAAGAGAAGCTGCCCACCAAAGGAACATGAAATACTTGTTACAGGCAGCCCAGCATTATGACTCCAACATTAAGAAGAGGTCATTCGGAGTAGGGGACCTAGTCCTAAGGGAGCTGGCTGCTTCTATACCCACCAAACATGGAAAGCTTCAGCCAAACTGGGAAGGGCCTTATAAGATGATTGAAGTCTTTCGCCCAGGAACATACAAGCTGGAAATATTAACAGGCGAAGCAATTAAAAACACCTGGCACGCCAGTCGCCTTTGGAAGTTTTATCAGTAA